One stretch of Nocardioides perillae DNA includes these proteins:
- a CDS encoding uridine diphosphate-N-acetylglucosamine-binding protein YvcK: protein MSDAGLADLRVVALGGGHGLHASLAALRRVVALPTAVVTVADDGGSSGRLRTELGVLPPGDLRMALAALCGDDDWGRTWSRLLQHRFGGDGELAGHVVGNLLIAGLWDVLDDQVEALDWVARLLGARGRVLPMASTPVTMTAQVRGLDPADPARVGEVRGQVAVATTEGRIVSVALDPEQPAPCPQAVTAVGEADWVVLGPGSWYTSVLPHLLVPPLREAVVRGPARVLVVLNLEDQPGETAGYGPEDHLAALVALAPELRVDTVLADPAAVGDPAPLERAAAALGARLVLAEVAEAPGVARHDPQRLAAAYSRVLGTPAPSAGPAAGR from the coding sequence GTGAGTGACGCCGGCCTCGCGGACCTGCGGGTGGTCGCCCTCGGCGGGGGGCACGGCCTGCACGCGTCGCTGGCCGCCCTGCGGCGCGTCGTCGCACTGCCGACGGCGGTCGTCACCGTCGCCGACGACGGCGGCTCGTCGGGCCGGCTGCGCACCGAGCTCGGGGTGCTGCCGCCCGGCGACCTGCGGATGGCGCTCGCGGCGCTGTGCGGCGACGACGACTGGGGGCGCACCTGGTCGCGGCTGCTGCAGCACCGCTTCGGCGGCGACGGCGAGCTCGCCGGCCACGTCGTCGGCAACCTCCTCATCGCAGGACTGTGGGACGTGCTCGACGACCAGGTGGAGGCGCTCGACTGGGTCGCCCGGCTGCTCGGTGCCCGCGGCCGGGTGCTGCCGATGGCCTCGACCCCGGTCACGATGACCGCGCAGGTGCGCGGGCTCGACCCCGCCGACCCGGCGCGGGTGGGGGAGGTGCGCGGCCAGGTCGCCGTCGCCACCACGGAGGGCCGGATCGTCTCGGTGGCGCTCGACCCCGAGCAACCCGCGCCCTGCCCGCAGGCGGTCACCGCGGTCGGCGAGGCCGACTGGGTCGTGCTGGGCCCCGGCAGCTGGTACACCTCGGTGCTGCCGCACCTGCTGGTGCCGCCGCTGCGCGAGGCGGTCGTGCGCGGACCCGCGCGGGTGCTGGTGGTGCTCAACCTCGAGGACCAGCCTGGGGAGACCGCCGGCTACGGACCCGAGGACCACCTCGCCGCCCTCGTCGCGCTGGCGCCCGAGCTGCGCGTCGACACCGTCCTGGCCGACCCCGCCGCGGTCGGCGACCCCGCCCCGCTCGAGCGGGCCGCAGCCGCCCTCGGCGCCCGCCTCGTGCTGGCCGAGGTGGCCGAGGCCCCCGGGGTCGCGCGGCACGACCCACAGCGCCTCGCCGCTGCGTACTCGCGGGTGCTGGGCACCCCGGCGCCGTCCGCGGGCCCCGCTGCGGGTCGTTGA